AAGAAAAATTAAAATAAGTTACCAAACGATTTCTGAGGATAATGAAGAATACCTTGAAATAATTTGGATTCAACACCCGATACCTAGGCCACCTCTGGTAAGTATCTAGCCTTGAGTTCTAATCGAGTATCAAATCTACAAAGAGTCTATCTTTGTTAATGTCCGTATTTTCTGGGATATAAATTCGATCACGTTTAGGTATCGCCAAGACGCACTTTGCGAATTGGAGACATAAAAATCATGGAGGAACGATGAGAGATTTAACGCCAGATATTAGTGATAAATATGGTTCGCAAGTCAGTTTGCTGGATCTTCCGTTACAAAATTTTGGGCAACGCTTCTGTTTTTGGGGGGAGGTTGTAACGGTACGTTGCTACCATGATAATTCCAAAGTAAAAGAAGTCTTGGCACAAAATGGTAAAGGAAAAGTGCTGGTTGTTGATGGTCATGGGTCGTGTCAACGCGCTTTAATGGGCGATCAAATTGCTATTTCAGCGATTGAAAACGATTGGGAAGGGGTCATTATCTATGGCGCGGTAAGAGATGTCGTTGCCATGTCTGAAATGGATTTAGGGATTAAAGCATTAGGTACTTGCCCGATAAAAACAGAAAAGCGTAATGCTGGTGAGATCAACGTTAAACTGACCATGATGAATCAAATCATCTTACCTGGTGA
This DNA window, taken from Vibrio nitrifigilis, encodes the following:
- a CDS encoding putative 4-hydroxy-4-methyl-2-oxoglutarate aldolase, translated to MRDLTPDISDKYGSQVSLLDLPLQNFGQRFCFWGEVVTVRCYHDNSKVKEVLAQNGKGKVLVVDGHGSCQRALMGDQIAISAIENDWEGVIIYGAVRDVVAMSEMDLGIKALGTCPIKTEKRNAGEINVKLTMMNQIILPGDYIYSDWNGMLVSPTELDLTFD